A genomic segment from Stegostoma tigrinum isolate sSteTig4 chromosome 1, sSteTig4.hap1, whole genome shotgun sequence encodes:
- the nup54 gene encoding nucleoporin p54 isoform X6, which translates to MAFNLGGGSSGFGTFGTTNTTASGQTAGFPFGASTGLFQNTQNKGFGFGGGFGTGTGAGLTTGLAAGSTFGGFGGFGTQQQQQTGGLLGQAIQPQTQSAQLINTASALSAPTLLGDERDAILAKWNQLQAFWGTGKGYFHNNLAPVEFTQENPFCRFKTVGFSCIPNNKDEDGLVALAFNKKEADVRNQQQLIVESLHKILGGLPQIMVNVEGIRALPDDQTEMVIYVVERFPNGNSRRVSVTNLYSSLEQANVKSQLMQLGVIVALPRTELSPAQMKQLLQNPPAGVDPIIWEQAKVDNPDPEKLIPVPMVGFKELLRRLKFQEQMTKQHQSRLDIISEDVNELQKNQATTVAKIAQYKRKLMDQAHKVLQVLIKQEIQRKAGYAIQAEEEQLRVQLDTIQSELNAPTQFKGRLNELMSQIRMQNHVGAVRSEERYSVDGDLLGEIKQHLKLQQEGLTHLISVLKEDLEDMKLIEHGLNESVHIRRDLFS; encoded by the exons gcCTTTTCCAGAACACACAGAATAAAGGCTTTGGGTTTGGTGGTGGTTTTGGCACCGGCACTGGCGCAGGCCTGACAACCGGCTTAGCAGCTGGTTCCACATTTGGAGGATTTGGTGGCTTTGGTACTCAGCAACAACAGCAAA CTGGAGGACTTCTTGGACAGGCAATACAGCCTCAGACACAGTCAGCTCAACTGATCAACACAGCGAGCGCCCTTTCTGCGCCAACTCTACTGGGGGATGAGCGCGATGCTATATTGGCCAAGTGGAACCAGCTACAGGCGTTCTGGGGAACTGGAAAAGGCTACTTCCATAATAATCTGGCTCCTGTAGAGTTCACTCAAGAAAACCCTTTCTGTCGGTTTAAG ACTGTTGGTTTCAGCTGCATACCCAATAATAAGGATGAGGATGGCCTGGTAGCTTTGGCTTTTAACAAAAAAGAGGCAGACGTTCGAAACCAGCAGCAATTGATCGTAGAATCTTTGCACAAAATTCTCGGGGGATTGCCACAAATCATGGTGAATGTTGAAGGAATCCGAGCTCTGCCAGACGACCA GACAGAAATGGTGATCTATGTCGTTGAACGTTTTCCAAACGGAAATTCCAGAAGGGTTTCGGTGACAAACCTCTACAGTTCGCTGGAGCAGGCTAATGTAAAAAGTCAACTGATGCAGTTAGGAGTGATTGTCGCACTGCCCAGAACAGAACTTTCTCCAGCTCAGATGAAACAACTGCTGCAGAATCCTCCTGCTG GTGTTGATCCAATAATTTGGGAGCAGGCTAAAGTTGACAATCCTGATCCTGAAAA GCTTATACCGGTGCCCATGGTGGGTTTTAAGGAATTGCTGAGGAGGCTCAAGTTCCAGGAACAGAtgacaaagcagcatcagagcagacTGGAT ATTATATCTGAGGATGTAAACGAGCTGCAGAAGAACCAGGCTACAACAGTAGCAAAGATAGCCCAGTACAAGCGAAAACTGATGGACCAAGCTCATAAAGTCTTGCAG GTATTAATAAAGCAAGAGATCCAGAGGAAAGCAGGTTATGCAATACAAGCAGAAGAAGAACAGCTTCGTGTGCAGCTGGATACTATCCAGAGTGAGCTAAATGCACCCACCCAGTTTAAG GGCCGTTTGAATGAACTGATGTCTCAGATAAGAATGCAGAATCATGTTGGAGCCGTGAGATCAGAAGAGAGATACAGCGTCGATGGGGATCTCTTGGGTGAAATCAAGCAG CACCTGAAATTGCAGCAGGAAGGTCTGACTCATTTGATCAGTGTTCTGAAGGAAGATTTGGAGGACATGAAGCTAATTGAGCATGGCCTTAATGAGAGTGTTCATATTCGCCGTGACCTTTTCAGTTGA
- the nup54 gene encoding nucleoporin p54 isoform X5, translated as MAFNLGGGSSGFGTFGTTNTTASGQTAGFPFGASTGGFGGFGTSTTAAPAFNFSATPANTGVTGLFQNTQNKGFGFGGGFGTGTGAGLTTGLAAGSTFGGFGGFGTQQQQQTGGLLGQAIQPQTQSAQLINTASALSAPTLLGDERDAILAKWNQLQAFWGTGKGYFHNNLAPVEFTQENPFCRFKTVGFSCIPNNKDEDGLVALAFNKKEADVRNQQQLIVESLHKILGGLPQIMVNVEGIRALPDDQTEMVIYVVERFPNGNSRRVSVTNLYSSLEQANVKSQLMQLGVIVALPRTELSPAQMKQLLQNPPAGVDPIIWEQAKVDNPDPEKLIPVPMVGFKELLRRLKFQEQMTKQHQSRLDIISEDVNELQKNQATTVAKIAQYKRKLMDQAHKVLQVLIKQEIQRKAGYAIQAEEEQLRVQLDTIQSELNAPTQFKGRLNELMSQIRMQNHVGAVRSEERYSVDGDLLGEIKQHLKLQQEGLTHLISVLKEDLEDMKLIEHGLNESVHIRRDLFS; from the exons GTGGTTTTGGAGGGTTTGGCACAAGTACGACAGCTGCTCCCGCTTTCAATTTCTCAGCAACACCTGCCAATACAGGGGTAACAG gcCTTTTCCAGAACACACAGAATAAAGGCTTTGGGTTTGGTGGTGGTTTTGGCACCGGCACTGGCGCAGGCCTGACAACCGGCTTAGCAGCTGGTTCCACATTTGGAGGATTTGGTGGCTTTGGTACTCAGCAACAACAGCAAA CTGGAGGACTTCTTGGACAGGCAATACAGCCTCAGACACAGTCAGCTCAACTGATCAACACAGCGAGCGCCCTTTCTGCGCCAACTCTACTGGGGGATGAGCGCGATGCTATATTGGCCAAGTGGAACCAGCTACAGGCGTTCTGGGGAACTGGAAAAGGCTACTTCCATAATAATCTGGCTCCTGTAGAGTTCACTCAAGAAAACCCTTTCTGTCGGTTTAAG ACTGTTGGTTTCAGCTGCATACCCAATAATAAGGATGAGGATGGCCTGGTAGCTTTGGCTTTTAACAAAAAAGAGGCAGACGTTCGAAACCAGCAGCAATTGATCGTAGAATCTTTGCACAAAATTCTCGGGGGATTGCCACAAATCATGGTGAATGTTGAAGGAATCCGAGCTCTGCCAGACGACCA GACAGAAATGGTGATCTATGTCGTTGAACGTTTTCCAAACGGAAATTCCAGAAGGGTTTCGGTGACAAACCTCTACAGTTCGCTGGAGCAGGCTAATGTAAAAAGTCAACTGATGCAGTTAGGAGTGATTGTCGCACTGCCCAGAACAGAACTTTCTCCAGCTCAGATGAAACAACTGCTGCAGAATCCTCCTGCTG GTGTTGATCCAATAATTTGGGAGCAGGCTAAAGTTGACAATCCTGATCCTGAAAA GCTTATACCGGTGCCCATGGTGGGTTTTAAGGAATTGCTGAGGAGGCTCAAGTTCCAGGAACAGAtgacaaagcagcatcagagcagacTGGAT ATTATATCTGAGGATGTAAACGAGCTGCAGAAGAACCAGGCTACAACAGTAGCAAAGATAGCCCAGTACAAGCGAAAACTGATGGACCAAGCTCATAAAGTCTTGCAG GTATTAATAAAGCAAGAGATCCAGAGGAAAGCAGGTTATGCAATACAAGCAGAAGAAGAACAGCTTCGTGTGCAGCTGGATACTATCCAGAGTGAGCTAAATGCACCCACCCAGTTTAAG GGCCGTTTGAATGAACTGATGTCTCAGATAAGAATGCAGAATCATGTTGGAGCCGTGAGATCAGAAGAGAGATACAGCGTCGATGGGGATCTCTTGGGTGAAATCAAGCAG CACCTGAAATTGCAGCAGGAAGGTCTGACTCATTTGATCAGTGTTCTGAAGGAAGATTTGGAGGACATGAAGCTAATTGAGCATGGCCTTAATGAGAGTGTTCATATTCGCCGTGACCTTTTCAGTTGA